Proteins encoded together in one Glandiceps talaboti chromosome 11, keGlaTala1.1, whole genome shotgun sequence window:
- the LOC144442201 gene encoding uncharacterized protein LOC144442201, which yields MKFNRVFISLLVLLLQHHSCDADTDCPTLAEIAQQCQSTRDVIQNFLTTAGQPTATPCTMFQPCFQGPIGGLPGAKGEKGDGGENGRIGKAGPQGPKGEAGLMGSPGVKGNKGDVGPEGQKGSQGICRGPVPGIPLPDFETDWQELRSQADQESFLSISHDFREIPARVKVLVKAIDGANNGFVFEGMGSAQGDDDKASARYGGVVFSYNETEVRIWAPDKSNSGTSGCIVAAGGSLWGNLHDQCSHVAHVKVQAWRSANFPCPDVTTEWFDLKSSDGIRSFKEIQHNLGEMPTLVVVQSKAKNPAVDLAGFIYEGIGAAQSDDDRSWANHGGIVYATDPWAVRLWAPSPHDMTHPPNEYVGRIINVIDGWGGERFIQYVDDALVKVSIWKKHFPDPDYTTNWFMQMGQGQGLQPFREIQLPSIIQPDLIQVEVQAIDGPNQGFIFYGMGAQQAHTGVEYGGLVFGYSNSKIRMWSPSSDEGAIVNVIDGWGGEVNVQSSKVAMVTVKIWKSAGTGTPHTCPDMITISP from the coding sequence ATGAAGTTCAACAGAGTGTTCATTAGTCTTCTAGTCTTACTGCTGCAACATCACTCCTGTGATGCAGATACAGATTGTCCCACCTTGGCAGAGATAGCACAGCAATGTCAATCAACTCGCGACGTGATCCAGAACTTCTTGACTACAGCAGGGCAACCTACAGCAACCCCATGTACAATGTTTCAGCCTTGTTTTCAAGGACCAATTGGTGGGCTACCAGGTGCAAAAGGAGAAAAGGGGGATGGTGGTGAAAATGGGAGGATAGGAAAGGCAGGTCCACAGGGTCCTAAAGGAGAGGCTGGGTTGATGGGTTCACCTGGTGTAAAGGGAAACAAAGGAGATGTTGGACCTGAGGGACAGAAAGGAAGTCAAGGAATATGCCGTGGACCGGTTCCAGGAATCCCGCTTCCAGATTTTGAGACTGATTGGCAAGAATTACGTTCCCAAGCAGACCAAGAATCATTTCTCAGTATCTCTCATGATTTTAGAGAGATACCAGCTCGAGTAAAAGTGCTTGTTAAAGCAATTGATGGTGCTAACAATGGATTTGTGTTTGAAGGTATGGGATCTGCTCAGGGAGATGATGATAAAGCATCTGCTAGGTATGGAGGCGTTGTCTTCAGCTATAATGAAACAGAAGTCAGAATTTGGGCTCCTGATAAAAGCAACAGTGGGACAAGTGGATGTATTGTGGCAGCTGGAGGATCATTATGGGGTAATCTGCATGACCAATGCAGTCATGTAGCACATGTCAAAGTTCAAGCCTGGCGTTCTGCCAACTTTCCTTGCCCTGATGTAACAACTGAATGGTTCGATTTAAAATCAAGTGATGGAATCCGTTCATTTAAAGAAATACAGCACAACTTAGGAGAAATGCCAACCTTGGTTGTTGTCCAGTCAAAGGCTAAAAACCCTGCCGTGGACTTAGCCGGGTTTATCTATGAAGGCATTGGGGCAGCACAAAGTGATGATGACCGTTCATGGGCCAACCATGGAGGAATAGTGTATGCAACTGACCCATGGGCTGTTAGACTCTGGGCACCTTCTCCACATGATATGACTCATCCTCCTAATGAATACGTTGGAAGGATCATCAATGTGATTGATGGTTGGGGTGGAGAGAGGTTTATTCAATATGTGGATGATGCCTTGGTGAAAGTCAGTATTTGGAAAAAGCACTTCCCAGACCCTGACTACACTACAAATTGGTTCATGCAAATGGGACAAGGGCAAGGCCTGCAGCCATTCCGTGAAATTCAGCTTCCATCTATCATTCAGCCAGATCTCATTCAAGTTGAAGTTCAAGCTATCGACGGCCCAAATCAAGGATTCATCTTCTATGGTATGGGTGCCCAACAGGCACATACTGGAGTAGAGTATGGTGGTTTGGTATTTGGATACTCCAACTCCAAAATCAGGATGTGGTCACCATCTTCAGATGAGGGAGCAATCGTCAATGTAATTGATGGCTGGGGTGGAGAGGTCAACGTTCAGAGTTCAaaggttgctatggtaactgtGAAAATCTGGAAATCGGCTGGTACTGGTACACCTCACACTTGTCCCGATATGATTACTATCAGTCCATAG